The Hymenobacter sp. GOD-10R genome includes a window with the following:
- a CDS encoding serine hydrolase domain-containing protein, with amino-acid sequence MRFSSVLLLTLVTSTAFAQLKPAPITYAAPVFADTARLTKIRRALPVLERMYKEYAAAVHAPGFVYGVMVDGQLLATGGIGYTNLEQKIPATPQSAFRIASMSKSFTAMAILKLRDAGKLRLDDPVAQYIPGFKKQHFPTTDAPDVTIRHLLTHAAGLPEDNPWGDRQLAISDAQLLAFINNGLSYSNDPGITYEYSNLGFVTLGYIIQKVSGQPYQQYINENILKPLGMTHTYWEYAKVPAAQLAHGYRWLNEQWVEQPMLHDGAGGAMGGLITTMEDFGKYMAFHQSAWPPSSAPEKGPVKRSSVREMQHPWNLNTLNAQYKYPSGRACPQVTAYGYGMRWSKDCDNRVMVGHSGGLPGFGSNWSIMPDYGIGVACFANVTYAPTSRIMIRMLDTLTTLADLKPRQLRPSSVLNERKAQLIKLLPSWTGAEASGIFAENFFLDYFTTSLRKEATTLFERAGKIVRVGELIPENGLRGSFLLEGEKETLEVSFTLTPDQIPRIQEYHLTEKKK; translated from the coding sequence ATGCGCTTTTCTTCTGTACTCCTGCTGACGCTGGTTACTTCTACCGCCTTTGCCCAACTAAAGCCGGCCCCTATCACCTACGCGGCGCCGGTTTTCGCCGACACGGCCCGCCTGACGAAGATCCGCCGGGCTTTGCCCGTACTCGAGCGGATGTACAAGGAATACGCCGCGGCGGTGCACGCACCGGGCTTCGTCTACGGGGTGATGGTAGACGGACAGTTGCTGGCTACGGGCGGTATTGGCTACACCAACCTGGAGCAGAAGATACCCGCCACGCCGCAGTCGGCTTTTCGTATTGCCTCGATGAGCAAGAGCTTCACGGCCATGGCCATTCTGAAGCTCCGAGATGCCGGCAAGCTCCGCCTCGATGACCCCGTAGCGCAGTATATTCCCGGCTTCAAAAAGCAGCACTTCCCGACTACGGATGCGCCAGACGTGACCATTCGGCACCTGCTTACCCACGCGGCCGGCTTGCCAGAAGACAACCCGTGGGGCGACCGGCAGCTTGCCATTAGCGATGCGCAGCTGCTAGCTTTTATCAATAATGGGCTCAGTTATTCGAATGATCCGGGGATAACCTACGAGTACAGCAACCTAGGTTTTGTGACGCTAGGCTATATTATTCAGAAGGTTTCGGGGCAGCCATATCAGCAGTATATCAACGAAAATATACTGAAGCCTTTGGGCATGACGCACACCTATTGGGAGTACGCCAAGGTGCCCGCTGCCCAACTGGCGCACGGCTACCGCTGGCTGAACGAGCAGTGGGTAGAGCAACCAATGCTGCATGATGGTGCTGGCGGAGCCATGGGCGGCCTGATCACCACCATGGAAGACTTTGGTAAATACATGGCCTTCCATCAGTCGGCGTGGCCACCTTCCAGCGCGCCCGAAAAAGGCCCGGTGAAGAGGAGCTCAGTGCGGGAAATGCAGCACCCGTGGAATCTGAATACCCTAAATGCGCAGTACAAATACCCGTCGGGGCGGGCTTGTCCGCAGGTGACGGCCTATGGCTACGGCATGCGGTGGAGCAAGGACTGTGACAACCGCGTGATGGTGGGGCACAGCGGCGGCCTCCCCGGTTTTGGCAGCAACTGGTCCATCATGCCCGACTATGGCATCGGCGTAGCATGCTTTGCCAACGTCACCTACGCGCCCACCTCGCGCATCATGATCCGGATGCTCGACACGCTCACGACCCTAGCCGACCTCAAGCCCCGCCAGCTTCGCCCCTCCAGCGTGCTGAATGAGCGGAAGGCGCAGCTTATAAAGCTACTGCCCTCTTGGACCGGCGCGGAAGCAAGCGGCATTTTCGCCGAAAACTTCTTTCTCGACTACTTCACCACCTCGTTGCGCAAGGAAGCGACCACTCTTTTCGAGCGAGCCGGCAAAATTGTACGGGTGGGCGAGCTGATACCAGAGAACGGGCTCCGCGGCTCTTTCCTACTTGAAGGAGAAAAGGAAACCCTAGAAGTAAGCTTTACCCTCACGCCCGACCAAATACCTCGAATCCAAGAGTATCATCTGACGGAGAAGAAGAAGTAA